CTTCGGCCGCTCCACCGGCGATTCGCTGCGCAGCTCGTCGCGCATGCCCCACGCCACGGCGGCGAAGCCACCCAGCGCGAACACGAACCACTGCAGCGTGTAGGACAGGTGCGGCCCCTCGTCGAGCACCGGGCGGGTCGCCACCGAGACATCGGCCGGCACTCCGCCCGCCTCGCTGACGAGCAGCCCGTACGCGCCGGTGTAGCTCGGCAGCCCGAGCTGCTCGGAGAGCGAGGGCAGGTCGACCGAGGCGATCTGCCCCTCCGGTGCACCGCGCCCGGCGATCGAGCCCTCGTTCGGCCGGAGCCGCGCGACCACGGTCGTCGGGCCTGCGGGCGTCGCCGGGTCGCTCACTGGCTGCTCGGCGCCCGAGGCCTGGTCGATCCAGCCGCGATCGACGATCATCACCGTGCCGTCGGTGGTGCGGAAGGGCGCGATCACGTCGAAGCCGACCTGCCCGCCCTGCCAGCGGCCGCGCAGCAGCAGCTGCTGGTCGAGCAGGTACTCGCCCTCGAGCAGCACGGGCGTCCACTGCTGGTCAGGATCGAAGGTGTCGAGCTCCGGCAGCACCTCGGCGACCGCGGCGGGCTCCCGGTCGTAGTTCGACTCCAGCCGGTCGATCGCGGTGAGCGCCTCTTCGCGCCGGTTCCACTGCCACGAGCCGAGCAGGCAGCAGACGACGGCGAAGACGACCGCAAGGCCGATGTAGCCGAGCCAGCGTGGCTCGCGAAGCAGGCGCAGCATCAGGCGACGCGCTCGACGGTCTCGCCGAAGGGGGTCACGACGACCGGGAAGCCGCGCGAGCGCAGCCACTCCGCGAGCGGATCGCGGTGCTCGCTGCAGGCAGCCCAGGTCTTGACGCGGTCGGTCGAGTGGATGCGGGGGTTGCGCCAGTGGACGGCGTGCGCGGCCGCTGCGCTGCAGCCGGCGGACGAGCAGCGCGCCGCACCCTCATCGCCGTCGAGCATCGAGAGCAGGCTCACCGCTGCTCCTCCGGCTCTGGCGTCGCCGAAGCGCCCGGCGGCAGCGCGTTCGGCACCTCCATGGCCGCAGGCTCGTGGTGCTGCGAGACATTCGCGATCACGACCGCGAAGTAGGGGATGAAGACGGCGAAGAAGGCGGGGATGAGCTTCCACCAGTCCGGCACCACGAAGAAGATGAGCAGGCTCGCCACGCGCACGAGCATGAGATAGAAGTACATGCGGAAGCGTCGCTGGCGCTCTTCGTCCGGCGACATCGGGAGGTCGGTGATCGACCCAGAGGGCTCTCGCATGGCGCCCGCCAGTCTACGCCCGCGCGCAGTGCGCCGACGCGGTGACTCCTCGATCTTCGGGGCGACGTAGGCTTGCCGACATGACCTCTCGCACCGTGCTCGTCACCGGCGGCAACCGCGGCATCGGCCGCGCGATCGCCCAGTCCTTCCTCGACGCCGGGCACCGCGTCGCGATCACCTCGCGCGACGGCTCGGGGCCGGATGGCGCGCTCGCCGTCGCCGCCGACGTCACCGACAGCGCATCCATCGACGCCGCGTTCACGACCGTCGAGGCCGAGCTCGGCCCCGTCGAAGTGGTCGTCGCGAACGCAGGCATCACCCGCGACACGCTGCTGATGCGCATGAGCGAGCAGGACTTCTCCGACGTCATCGACACCAACCTCACCGGAGCCTTCCGCGTCGTGCAGCGCGCATCGAAGGGCATGCTGCGGGCGAAGTGGGGCCGCGTGGTGCTGATCTCGAGCGTCGTGGGCCTCTACGGCGGCCCCGGCCAGGTCAACTACTCGGCCTCGAAGGCCGGCCTCGTGGGCATCGCCCGCTCGATCACCCGCGAGCTCGGCGCCCGCGGCATCACGGCCAACGTCGTCGCACCGGGCTTCATCGAGACCGACATGACGGCAGAGCTCGACGACGCCAGGCAGGCCGAGTACAAGAAGGCCATCCCCGCAGGCCGCTACGCCACCCCTGAGGAGGTGGCGAACGTCGTGCGCTGGATCGCGAGCGACGAGGCCGCCTACATCTCCGGCGCCGTCATCCCCGTCGACGGCGGACTGGGGATGGGCCACTAGGCAGGCACGGAGGCCCTGGCATGGAGACGCGGCATCTCAGCACGGTCATCCGACGCGACTGGCGCGAGGTCGCCGCGTTCGCCGGGGATCCGCAGCACCTGCAGGAGTGGGCGGCGGGCCTCGCGAGCGGCGAGCTGCGCAGCGAGGGCGACGAGCTGGTGATGGATTCGCCCATGGGTGCGGTGCGCGTGCGGTTCGCACCGGCCAACGATCTCGGCGTGCTCGACCACGATGTGTCGCTGCCCGATGGCACGGTCGTGCACAACCCGCTGCGCGTGCTGGCCCATCCGCATGGCGCAGAGGTGGTCTTCACGCTGCGACGACGCGGGGGTGTCACGGCGGATGCGTTCGAGGCCGACGCGCAGGCGGTGGCCGCCGACCTCGAGCGGCTGCGGTCGCTGCTGGAGGCCTGAGCCTCAGACCCGACGCTGGTACACGCCGGTCTCGAGCTCGGTGACCCAGTGCTGCAGGAACGGGATGCGCAGCGCCCTCGCCACCTCGATCTCCGCCTCCACGTCGTAGTCGACCCGCAGCAGCTCGATGCGCGCGCCGGCGTCGGTGCCTTCGAGCCAGAGGTAGGCGGCCGATGGGTCGCCGGCGAGGTCGTTGCCCGCGCTGCCGGTGTTGGCGAGCCGCCTGCCCCGGCGCTCGTCGACGAACTGCTGGTGCAGGTCGGCGTAGATCACCAGCCCTGCCGCGCCGACGTCGCCCAGCGCATCCGTCGGCATGAACATCGCATCGAAGGCGGCGTCGTCCATCCCCGCCCGCACGCGATGATGCACCGAGTCGGCCGAGGCGTGGAACAGCCGAACGCGCTCGCCGCCGACGACCGAGTCGTGGTGGAAGGGCAGCGTGCCGAGCCAGGCGAGCGCGTCTGCGCCCAGCTCGTCGCGATACCACTCCGGCGCCGTCCACGATGCCGTGCCGGGGATCGCGACCACCTCATCCCAGTTGCCGCGCACCACCACGTCGCAGGCCTCGCGAGCGAGCTCGACGACGGCGCGACCACGCGGGCCCTTGCCCACCAGGTCGCCGCCGCACCAGATCTCGCTCGCGCCGCGGCGCCGGGCATCGGCGAGCACGGCTTCGAAGGCGGAGAGGTTGCCGTGCATGTCGGCGACGACGGCGATGCTGCTCACGACGCGAGCGCCTCCGGCAGCAGCGGGATGATGGCGCGGAAGTCGGGCTCATCGACGATGTCGGTCGCCTGCTCGCGCACCGCGGGCTTCGCGCAGAACGCGACCGAGACGCCGGCGGCAGCCATCATCAGCAGGTCGTTGGCACCGTCGCCGACGGCGACGATGCGCTCGCGCGGCACGCCGAGGTTCAGCCGCAGCGACTCGAGCGTGTCGCGCTTGGCCGCGCCGTCGACCACCGGACCGACCGAGCGCCCCGTGAGGCGCCCATCCGCGACCTCCAGCCGGTTGGCGCGGGCGTGGTCGATGCCCAACGAGGCCGCGAGCGGGTCGAGCACCTCGTGGAAGCCGCCGGAGACGGCAGCGATCACGCCGCCGCGCGCATGCACCTCGGCGATGAGCTCCTGCACCCCGTCGGTGACGGTGATCTGCGCGCGCGCCTCGTCGATGACCGAGACCGGCAGGCCCTCGAGGATCAGCAGGCGCTCGGCGAGCGATGCCGAGAAGTCGAGCTCGCCGCGCATGGCGCGCTCCGTGACGTCGGCGACGTGACGCTCGGCATCGGGCCCGACCGCGCGCGCGAGCAGCTCGATGACCTCGTCGCGGATGAGCGTCGAGTCGACGTCGGTGACGACCAGCAGCGCAGCGCCCGTCACTGCTGGATCTTCGTGCCCTTTGGCACGGTGACGATGCCGGATGCGGAGATCGCGAAGCCGCGCGAGCGGTCGAGGTCGTGGTCGACGCCCACCTGCACGCCTGCCCCGATCTCGACGTCCTTGTCGATGATCGCGCGGCGCACGACGGCGCCGGCGCCCACGTGCACGAAGTCGAACAGGATCGCGTCAGAGACGGTCGCCCCGGCATCGATGGTGCACCAGGGTGCCACGACGCTGCGCACGATAGAGGCCCCCTGCACCACCGAGCCCGCACCCACGATCGCCTCGTTGACGTCGGCAGCGCGACCCCAGGCATCCCGGGTGAACTTCGCGGGCGGCGCGTTCACGATCTGCGTGTAGATCGGCCACTCGCGGTTGTACAGGTTGAAGATCGGCAGCGCGGAGATGAGATCCATGTGGGCGTCGAAGAACGACTCGATCGTGCCGACGTCGCGCCAGTAGTACTTGTCGCGCTCGGTGGCTCCCGGCACGGTGTTGTGCTTGAGGTCGTACATGGCGGCCTCGCCGCGACCGACGAACCAGGGGATGATGTCGCCGCCCATGTCGTGGCCGGAGCCCTCGAGATCGGTGTCGGCCGTGACGGCCTCGACGAGCGCGTCGGCGTCGAAGACGTAGTTGCCCATCGAGGCGAGCACCTCGCCGGGGCCGACGACGAGGTCGGATGCGTCGGCGGGCTTCTCGTGGAAGGCGCGGATGAAGCCGGGCTTCTCGTCGTCCTCCTCGATGACGCCGAACTGGTTGGCGAGCTCGAGGGGCTGCCGGATGCCCGCGACCGTCGCGCGGGCACCGGAGTCGATGTGCGCCTGGATCATGTCGCGGAAGTCCATGCGATAGACGTGATCTGCGCCGACCACGACCACGATGTCGGGCTTCTCGTCGACGATCAGGTTGAGCGACTGGAAGATCGCGTCACCGGATCCTGCGAACCAGTGCTTGCCGGTGCGCTGCTGCGCGGGCACAGAGGTGACGTAGGAGTTCAGCATGTTCGACATGCGCCACACCTGTGAGATGTGCCGGTCGAGCGAGTGCGACTTGTACTGCGTCAGCACGACGAGCTGCCGCAGATCGGAGTTGATGAGGTTCGAGATCGCGAAGTCGATCAATCGATACGCGCCCCCGAAGGGCACTGCTGGCTTGGCTCGATCGGCGGTCAGCGGCATGAGCCGCTTGCCCTCGCCGCCGGCGAGCACGATGCCGAAGACCTTCTTGTCCATGGCCTCACCCTATGGGGGAGCGGCACGACCTGGCCAGGAGCGCGACACCGTTCTCGGCATCCCGCTGGCGTACTGTGAGGCCATGCGCGTCGACCTGCTCACGAAGGAGTACCCGCCCGCGGTCTACGGCGGTGCCGGCGTCCACGTCACCGAGCTCGTGCGGGCGCTGCGGCGCTCGATCGAAGTGCAGGTGCGCTGCTTCGGGCTGCCGCGCGACGAGGCCGACACGACCGCCTACGAGGTGCCGCCATCCCTCGCCCGTGCCAACGGGGCGCTGCAGACGCTCTCGGTCGACCTGCAGATCGCCGACGCGGTCGAGGGCGCCGACATCGTGCACTCCCACACCTGGTACGCCAACGAGGCCGGCAGGCTCACGCAGGAGCTGCACGGCGTGCCCCATGTCGTCACCGCGCACTCGCTCGAGCCGCTCCGGCCATGGAAGGCCGAGCAGCTCGGCGGCGGCTACCGCATCTCGAGCGACATCGAGCGCCGCGCCTACGAGGCCGCCGACCGCGTGATCGCGGTCTCTAACGGCATGCGCGCCGACATCCTGCGCTCCTACCCATCGCTCGACCCCGAGCGAGTCGTCACGATCTACAACGGCATCGACCTGGATTCCTGGTCGCCGAACCCCGACGCCGATCGGGCGCGTGCGCTCGGGCTGGACCCCACGCATCCGTCGGTCGTCTTCGTCGGTCGCATCACCCGCCAGAAAGGCCTGCCGCACCTGCTGCGCGCCGCGCGGGCGCTGCCGGAGGACGTGCAGCTGATCCTGTGCGCGGGTGCGCCGGACACGCCGGAGATCATGACGGAGGTCACGGCGCTCGTCGAGGAGCTGCAGCAGACCCGCGAGGGCGTCGTCTGGATCGACCGCGTGCTGCCGCGCGAGGATCTGCGTGCGCTGCTCACGCACGCCACCACCTTCGTCTGCCCCAGCGTCTACGAGCCGCTCGGCATCGTGAACCTCGAGGCCATGGCCTGCGGCGCGCCCGTCGTCGGCAGCGGCACCGGCGGCATCCCGGAGGTCATCGATGACGGCGTGACCGGATTCGTGGTGCCGATCGACCAGGTGCAGGACGGCACGGGGACGCCCACCGATCCCGAGCGCTACGAGGCCGACCTGGCCGATGCGCTGACACGCATGGTGGCCGATCCCGAGGCGGCGAAGCGGATGGGCGAGGCCGGCAGGGAGCGCGCCAGGGCTCGGTTCGACTGGGGGCAGATCGCTCAGCAGACGAGCGAGGTCTACGCGACCGTGATCGCTGAGCGGGCAGCTGCCGCGCAGTAGCCCTCGGCATCCGCGTGCCACGTCGGAGCAGCACGCTGCGATCGATAGGCTCGAACCCATGGCCAGCGTCCTCGAGCTCACTGACGTCTCGTTCGTCAGGAACGGCAATCGCATCCTCGACTCGATCTCGTGGACGGTCGACGAGACCGACCGCTGGGTGATCCTGGGGCCGAACGGCGCCGGCAAGTCGACGATCCTGCAGCTCGCCGCGGCGACCACGCACCCCACCTCCGGCACCGTCGAGGTGCTGGGGGAGCGGGTCGGGAAGGTCGACGTCTTCGAGCTGCGCACGCGCATCGGCCTCGCCGCGACCGGCCTGGCACGACGCATCCCCGCGCACGAGCGCGTCGGCGACGTCGTGCTCACCGCCGCCTATGCCGTCACCGGCCGCTGGCGCGAGCGCTATGAGTCCGCCGACCTCGAGCGGGCGGCAGAGGTGATGGATGCCTGGGACCTCACGCAGCTCTCCACGCGCAGCTTCGGCACGCTCTCCGACGGCGAGCGCAAGCGCGTGCAGATCGCCCGCGCCGTGATGACCGACCCCGAGCTCATGCTGCTCGACGAGCCCGCCGGCAGCCTCGACCTCGGCGCGCGAGAGTCACTGCTCGAGTCGCTCGCCGACTACGCGTCGAGCGAGCTCGCTCCCGCCATCGTCATGGTGACCCACCACGTCGAGGAGATCCCGCCGGGCTTCACGCACGCGATGCTGCTCTCCGAGGGCAGGATCCAGGCCGCGGGGCCACTCGCAGAGGTGCTCACCGACGCGCACCTGACGGCGACCTTCGACGTGCCGCTGCATGTGGAGCAGGAGGCGGGCCGCTGGAGCGCCCGCGCTCGACGCTGACCGCACCCTGCACAGGCTCGCAGAGCACCCAGACCACCTGATACACTCGTCTGTCGGCCCGCACTGCTCGACCAGAGCAGCGGCCGTAGACTTCCGCGCCCGAGCGACCAAGGACTTGCTATGAAGACCGAGACCCACCCCGACTACCAGTCGATCGTGTTCCGCGACCTCGCCTCGGGCGAGACGTTCCTCACGCGTTCGACGCTGACGAGCGAGAAGACGATCGAGCTGGACGGCGAGACCTACCCGGTCATCGACGTCGAGATCTCGGCCGCCTCGCACCCGTTCTACACGGGCAAGCAGCGCATCATGGACTCGGCCGGCCGCGTCGAGAAGTTCAAGAACCGCTACAAGGGCTTCGGCGGCTGATCCAGCCCCACCCGTTCACAGAGAGGCGGGTTGTTGCAGCGGTGGCATGCCACGACTGCAACAACCCGCCTCTCTGCGTCTGCGCTTCGGCACGCTGTGGGCGCTGCGGAGGTCTATGAGCGCAGGGGCCAGCCGCGCCCGGCGTCGAACGACGGGTCGGTGCGGCGGCGGTAGGCCTCGAAGTCTGCGGCCTGCTCGTCTGCCCACGTGGCCGTGAGCTCGTGCAACGAGATCGGGTCGATGCGCAGCTCGGCGAACTTCGCGGCCATCGCCTGCGCCACCTTGCCCGCGGCGATCGCATCTGCGCTCGCGTCGTGCGCGTCGAGCAGCTCGACGCCATAGACCTCGGTCGCGACCGTGAGCGTGCGCTTGCCGCGACGGAACTTGTCGAGCCGCCGGTCGAGGATCATCGGGTCGATCACCGGCTTCACCACGAGCGCCTCGTGGCCGTGCCTGCGGCACTCGGCATCGAGCAGCGACACGTCGTAGGCGGCGTTGAACGCGCAGACCGCGAGCCCCTTCGCGAGGTGGCCGGCGAGCACGTCGCGGATCTCGACGACGGAGGCCGCTGCATCCGCCCCCTCCGCCTGCGCGCGCGCGTTCGTGATGCCGTGGATGGCGATCGAGCCCTCGGGGATCTCGATGCCGGGGTTCACGATCCAGGAGCGCTCCTCGATGACGCGACCGGAGGCATCCAGCACACCGATGTAGGCGGTGACGATGCGCGCCTCTGCCGGGTCGACGCCCGTGGTCTCGAGGTCGAACACGACCAGCCGATCGATCCAGCGATCGGGTGCCTCGGGGCTCACGGCCAGGATCGGGCGATGCAGCGGCTGCTGGATCTGCGGCTGCTGGGTCTGCGTCTCGGTCTCGGCCATGCCGCCACGCTAGCCGGGGCCACCCACGGCCGCCGGTAGGCTCGGCGAGTGCCAGTGGATGACCGCCCCGTGAGCTCGCCGTACAGCGTGCTGCTCGATGCCCTGCCGCAGCGCGAGCGCGAGCTGGTCGTCGACGGCGTCCGCACCGCGGTGTTCGAGTACGGGCCGGCGGACGCGCCGCCCATCGTCTTCGTGCACGGCTTCCGCGGCGACCACCACGGCCTCGAGCCGGTGGCCGCGCACCTGCCGGGCTTCCGGGTGATCGCACCCGACCTGCCCGGGTTCGGGTCGTCGGATGCGCTGCCGCACGCCACGATCGAGGCCTACGCGGCGTGGTTGCGCGCGTTCGTCGCCGCGGCAGCACCGGGCGCGGCAGTGCTCGGCCACTCCTTCGGCTCGATCGTCGTCGCGCATGCCGCAGCGCACGGCGCGGACGGCAGCGCGCCAGAGCCTGACGGCCTCGGCGCCTCCCGCATCGTGCTGGTGAATCCGATCGCGACGCCCGCGCTCGCCGGGGCGAACCGCTTCGGCTCGCTGCTCGCCCTTGGCTACTACCGCACCGCCGCGGCACTGCCGGAGCGCGCGGGTCTCGCCGTGCTGGGCGCACCGCCGATCGTGCGCGGCATGAGCGTGTTCATGGCGAAGACGCGCGACCCGCAGGTGCTGCGATGGATCCACGACCAGCACGACCGCTACTTCTCGCGCTACGCATCGCGGCAGGCAGTGCTCGAGGCGTTCGACGCCTCGATCCGCCACACCGTCGGCGAGGTCGCCGCACGCGTCGCGCAGCCGGTGCAGCTCATCGCCGCGGACCGCGACGACATCACGCCGCTCGCGCACCAGCACCGGCTGCGCACGCTGTTCCCCGACGCCCGGCTGTCGGTCCTCACCGGCGTCGGGCACCTGGTGCACTACGAGCAGCCGCGCGAGGCCGCGCGCATCATCCGGCGCTTCCTCGCGGAGCCGGCCGCCACCGCGAACGCCGAGCAGTAGCGTGCGCGTCCTCTTCGACTGCCGCTACGTGCGCTTCCCGCGCCACGACGGCATCTCGCGGTTCTCGGCAGAGCTCGTCGCCGGCCTCGCGCGCGACCACGAGGTGACGCTGCTCGTGAGCGACGAGCGCCAGCTCGCCATGCTGCCGGCGCTGCCGCACGTGCTCGGGCCATCTCCCACCGGCGTGCTCGAGCCGCTCACCGCCTGGCGACTGCGCAGGGTGCCGGCAGACGTGGCCTACTCGCCGATGCAGACGATCGGATCGGCTCGCCGCGCCTGGCCGCTCGTGACGACCGTGCACGACCTCATCTACTACCGCCACCCGACGCCGCCGCGCGATCTTCCCGCGGCCGTGCGCGCGCTCTGGCGGCTCTACCACCTCTCGTTCGCGCCGCAGCGGCTGCTGCTGGGCGCCGTCGACGGCGTCGTCACGATCTCCGAGACCACGCGCGGCCTCATGACGCAGCACCGCCTGACGCGCAAGCCCGTCGCGATCGTGCCGAACGCGGCTGCCTCAGAGACCGCCGGGCCGTTCGGCGAGCCCGTCACCCACACCTCGCCGCCCACCAAGCGGCTCGTCTACATGGGCTCGTTCATGCCCTACAAGGATGTCGAGACGCTCATCCGTGCCGCCGCCCTGCTGCCCGGGCACGAGCTGCACCTGTGCAGCCGCATCGACCCCGCCAGCCGCAGCCGCCTCGCCGCGCTGGCGACAGGCGCATCCCTCGTCTTCCATGACGGCGTCTCCGACGAGGAGTACGCCGAGCTGCTGCGCAGCGCGACCGCCCTCGTGCACGCCTCGCACGAAGAGGGCTTCGGCATTCCGCTGCTCGAGGCGATGAGCCTCGGCGTGCCGGTGGTGGTGGCAGACACGGCGATCTTCCGCGAGGTCGGGGGCGATGCGGCGGTGTACTTCCCGGTGGGAGATGCGGATGCGCTGGCGCACGCCGTGCGCGCGCTCGAGGGGGAATGGGAGACCCGCTCGCGCGCCTCGCTGCAGCAGTCGGCCCGCTTCAGCTGGCGCGACTCGGCCGAGCGCCTCGGCGCCTTCCTGGCGGAGATCGTCGCGACGGCGCAGCGGGCTTCGTGACGCGTGCGCCTCCGGCGCGCGCTCCTCAGCCTTGATGCCTCCGGGCTCAACGCGCTGCGCGCATTGAGCCCTCCGGCATCAAAACGGTGCGACGAGCGCGTCCGCGATCGTCGTCAGCGTCTCGCTCGTGCCGCCCTCGACGCGCACGGCGGCCCTGCCATCCCACTTCGTCTCGCCGCGGTTCACGATCACGATCGGCACGCTCGCGCGGCGCGCCACCTCGAGCAGCCGCGTGCCGGAGTTCACGATCAGCGAGGATCCCGCGACCAGCACCACCTCGCCGGCCGCGATCACGTCGCGGGCCGCGGCGAACACCGCCGGCGGCACGATCTCGCCGAAGAACACCACGTCGGGCTTCAGCATCCCGCCGCACACGGGGCACGGCGGCACCAGGAAGTCCTGCGAGGCATCGATCTCGACATCGCCGTCGGGCTGCAGCCGCACCTGCTCCGGCACCACGATCCACGGGTTCAGCAGCTCGATCTCGGCGGCGATCCGCTCGCGGTCGTACGTGCGGCCGCAGTCGAGGCACGAGACCGTGTGCATGCGGCCGTGCACGTGCACGACCTCGTGCGACCCGGCGCGCTCGTGCAGGTCGTCGACGTTCTGCGTCGCGATCCCGGTCACGAGCCCCGCCTCCTCGAGCCGTGCGAGCGCACGGTGCCCGTCGTTCGGATGCACCGAGGTGAAGCGCCGCCACCCCAGATGGCTGCCCGCCCAGTAGCGGCGTCTGGCATCGGCGCTCGAGCGGAAGGTGTCGAACACCATCGGCGTGCGGCGCGGCGCACCCTCGCCGCGGTAGTCAGGGATGCCGGAGTCGGTCGAGATGCCGGCGCCGGTCAGCACCGCGATCCGGCGGCCCCTGAGGAGGTCGATCGCTGTGTCGAGCACGCTCTCAAGCCTAGTGCGCCGCTACGCTCGAGACGCCGGGGGAGCGAGGGGAGCGGTTGTGCAGATCATCCGCATCGACACGCTCGACGATGCTCGGCTCGATGACTACGTCGCGCTCACCGATGTGGCGCTGCGCCGCCGCACGGAGCCCGAGCGCGGCCTCTACATCGCCGAGTCCCAGACGGTGCTCGAGCGCGCGCTTCGTGCCGGCCATCGGCCGCGCTCGGTGCTCGTCGCGCCGCGCTGGCTGCCGCAGGTGGAGCAGATCCTGGGCGAGTCCGCCGCTGCAGCGGACACCCCGATCTTCGTCGGCGAAGAGCCCGTGCTCGAGCAGCTCACCGGCTTCCACCTGC
The window above is part of the Agrococcus sp. ARC_14 genome. Proteins encoded here:
- a CDS encoding Sir2 family NAD-dependent protein deacetylase, with protein sequence MLDTAIDLLRGRRIAVLTGAGISTDSGIPDYRGEGAPRRTPMVFDTFRSSADARRRYWAGSHLGWRRFTSVHPNDGHRALARLEEAGLVTGIATQNVDDLHERAGSHEVVHVHGRMHTVSCLDCGRTYDRERIAAEIELLNPWIVVPEQVRLQPDGDVEIDASQDFLVPPCPVCGGMLKPDVVFFGEIVPPAVFAAARDVIAAGEVVLVAGSSLIVNSGTRLLEVARRASVPIVIVNRGETKWDGRAAVRVEGGTSETLTTIADALVAPF